Below is a genomic region from Deltaproteobacteria bacterium.
GCTGCTCTTCCTTGAGAACTCCCGCGGCGACGAGGATCTCGCCGATTTTCAACTTCTTTTCCGCCATGCTGTGCCTCCCTGGAACGGTCCTCGGTTCCCCATCAAATCTATCGCAGAGGGTGGAGGGGGGCAATACCAATTTCACCCGCCGATCGAATCTCCGCTTCTTCGCGAACAGAGGGGCGCCACGGTGCAACGGCCGCAGACGCCGCGCCGGGAACGGGTGCACACCCCCAGGATGCCGAGACGGGAGAGCGGATAGTCGAACTTCACCGGGTCCTCCGGGCACACGAGGCGCAGGGAGGCGGTAATCTCCTCCGCCATCCGCCAGTCCGGCGTCTTCCGCCGCGTGAGCCCGAGAGCGCCCCCCAGCCTCGCGATGTGGGTGTCGAGGGGAACGACGAGATCCCGCGGCGACATCGCGCTCCACAATCCGAGATCGACACCGTCCGGGCCACGGACGACCCACCGCAGGAACAGGTTGTGCCGCTTGCACGCCGATCCTCGTTCCGGGCGCGGGAAGAGGAAGTCGCGCTCGCGCCCCAGGTCCTTCCCCCATCGGTCGCGGAGCCCGCCGAGGAACCGCGCCAGGTCCCTCCGAAGGTCGGGGGCGTCTCTTCCCCTTCCCGCGATGTAGAGCCGCTCGAGCGATCCGTGCGCGAGATACGCCGCGCGGACACAGCGGAGGAAACGGAACACCCCTTCGGAAGAGATGAACCGGTGGGAAAGACCGGCGACCGAACGTCGGCAGACCGGCTCCACGGCCGTCAAGGCGGCGTGCGGCGACGGGGAAAGGGCGTCGAAGAGGCGCGACAGGAAGTTCCGGATCTGGAGGACGCCTCCGAAGGCGAACGACGCGGCGAGAAACGCGGCGGCCTCGGCGTCCCTGGGGTCGGCATACCGGTGGGGAAACGCGACCGGGTCGGGGGAAAGCTCCGCTCCGCGGCCCTCCTCGAGCAGACGGAGAAGAGGATCGTGGGCAGGGGACACACCTTCCCTGCCTCCCGGGCTTACACCAGGTATGTCCCCTGAAAGCGCCTGCACCTCACAGGGACCTTTTCCTGCCGTACCCTTCGCCGCAAGATCCATCGGTGGCTGGTATCGGGGATACTAAGGGATGACCTTGTTCAGCGGGTACTCGACGATCCCGGAGGCCCCTTCCTTCTTGAGGACGGGGATCAGATCCCGGACGATCTTCTGGTCGACGATGACCTCGAGGGAGAACCAGCCGGCCTCGCTCAGGGTGGAGATCGTCGGGTTCTGCATCGCCGGCAGCACCTTGAGGATCCGGTCGAGGTCGGCGCGGCCGACGTTCATCTTGAGACCGACCGTCTCCTCCGCGCGGAGAGCGCCCTGGAGGAGCAGGGCGATGTTTTCGATCTTTTGCCGTTTCCACGGATCCTTCCATGCCTCCCGATTTGCGATGAGTACGGTGGTCGACTCGAGGATCGTCTCCACGACGCGGAGGTTGTTCGCCCGGAGGCTGCTCCCCGTCTCGGTCAACTCGACGATCGCGTCGGCCAGGCGGGGCGCCTTCACCTCGGTGGCCCCCCAGGAGAACTCGACCTGGGCCTCGACCCCCTTTTTCTTCAGGTAGCGCCGGGTGAACTGGACCAGTTCGGTCGCGACGCGCTTCCCCTGCAGATCCCGGACCCGCTGGATGGGGGAATCGTTCGGGACCGCCACC
It encodes:
- a CDS encoding TIGR02757 family protein, whose protein sequence is MSPAHDPLLRLLEEGRGAELSPDPVAFPHRYADPRDAEAAAFLAASFAFGGVLQIRNFLSRLFDALSPSPHAALTAVEPVCRRSVAGLSHRFISSEGVFRFLRCVRAAYLAHGSLERLYIAGRGRDAPDLRRDLARFLGGLRDRWGKDLGRERDFLFPRPERGSACKRHNLFLRWVVRGPDGVDLGLWSAMSPRDLVVPLDTHIARLGGALGLTRRKTPDWRMAEEITASLRLVCPEDPVKFDYPLSRLGILGVCTRSRRGVCGRCTVAPLCSRRSGDSIGG
- the hisG gene encoding ATP phosphoribosyltransferase, with amino-acid sequence MKEKKPRVLNVGLPKGSLQESTLHLFRKAGFNINVGSRSYVPTIDDPELSGLLIRAQEMARYVQDGILDMGLTGRDWVLEQNAKVKEVCPLLYARGGLRAVRWVVAVPNDSPIQRVRDLQGKRVATELVQFTRRYLKKKGVEAQVEFSWGATEVKAPRLADAIVELTETGSSLRANNLRVVETILESTTVLIANREAWKDPWKRQKIENIALLLQGALRAEETVGLKMNVGRADLDRILKVLPAMQNPTISTLSEAGWFSLEVIVDQKIVRDLIPVLKKEGASGIVEYPLNKVIP